The Camelus bactrianus isolate YW-2024 breed Bactrian camel chromosome 12, ASM4877302v1, whole genome shotgun sequence genome includes a window with the following:
- the RANGAP1 gene encoding ran GTPase-activating protein 1 isoform X2 produces the protein MASEDIAKLAETLAKTQVAGGQLSFKGKSLKLNTAEDAKDVIKEIEEFDGLEALRLEGNTVGVEAARVIAKALEKKSELKRCHWSDMFTGRLRSEIPPALISLGEGLITAGAQLVELDLSDNAFGPDGVRGFEALLKSSACFTLHELKLNNCGMGIGGGKILAAALTECHRKSSVQGKPLALKVFVAGRNRLENDGATALAEAFGIIGTLEEVHMPQNGINHPGVTALAQAFAINPLLRVINLNDNTFTEKGAVAMAKTLKTLRQVEVINFGDCLVRSKGAVAIADAVRGGLPKLKELNLSFCEIKRDAALSVAEAMVDKAELEKLDLNGNTLGEEGCEQLQEVLDGFSMARVLASLSDDEGEDDEDEDEEEEGEEEEEEDEEDEEEDEEEEEEEEEEPQKGEQEEEPTTPSRKILDPDSGTDTSDPEVVVSAFLKVSSVFKDEATVRTAVQDAVDALMKKAFSSSSFNSNTFLTRLLIHMGLLKSEDKVKAIANLYGPLMALNHMVQQDYFPKALAPLLLAFMTKPNGALESCSFARHNLLQTLYKV, from the exons ATGGCCTCAGAAGACATTGCCAAGCTGGCAGAGACGCTGGCCAAAACCCAGGTGGCCGGGGGACAGCTGAGTTTCAAGGGCAAGAGCCTCAAACTCAACACTGCGGAAGATG CCAAAGACGTGATTAAAGAGATTGAAGAATTTGATGGCTTAGAGGCTCTGCGTCTGGAGGGCAACACGGTGGGTGTGGAAGCAGCCAGGGTCATCGCCAAAGCCTTGGAAAAGAAGTCGGAGTTGAAG CGATGCCACTGGAGCGACATGTTCACGGGGAGGCTGCGGTCTGAGATCCCGCCCGCCCTG ATCTCACTAGGAGAGGGACTCATCACAGCCGGGGCCCAGCTGGTGGAGCTGGACCTAAGTGACAACGCGTTTGGGCCTGACGGCGTGCGAGGCTTCGAGGCCCTGCTCAAGAGCTCTGCCTGCTTCACCCTGCACGAGCTCAAGCTCAACAACTGCGGCATGGGCATCGGCGGCGGCAAG ATCCTGGCAGCAGCTCTGACTGAGTGTCATCGGAAATCCAGTGTCCAGGGCAAGCCGCTGGCCCTGAAGGTCTTCGTGGCTGGCAGAAACCGTCTGGAAAACGATGGAGCTACAGCCTTAGCAGAAGCTTTTGGG ATCATCGGGACTCTGGAGGAGGTCCACATGCCACAGAATGGGATCAATCACCCTGGTGTCACTGCCCTGGCCCAGGCTTTTGCCATCAACCCCCTGCTGCGGGTCATCAACCTGAATGACAACACCTTCACTGAGAAGGGCGCTGTGGCCATGGCCAAG ACGCTGAAGACCTTGCGGCAGGTGGAGGTGATCAACTTCGGGGACTGCCTTGTTCGCTCCAAGGGCGCCGTGGCCATTGCAGATGCTGTCCGCGGCGGCCTGCCGAAGCTGAAG GAGCTGAACTTGTCATTCTGTGAAATCAAGAGAGATGCTGCTCTGTCTGTTGCCGAGGCCATGGTGGACAAGGCCGAGCTGGAGAAACTGGACCTCAATG GCAACACCCTGGGAGAGGAGGGCTGCGAGCAGCTCCAGGAAGTGCTGGATGGCTTCAGCATGGCCAGGGTGCTGGCGTCCCTCAG tgATGATGAGGGTGAGGATGacgaggacgaggatgaggaggaggaaggagaagaggaggaggaagaggatgaagaagatgaagaggaggatgaggaggaggaagaggaggaggaggaagagccacAGAAGGGAGAGCAAGAAGAGGAGCCAACCACACCATCAAGGAAGATTCTGGATCCTGACAGTGGG ACTGACACGTCCGACCCGGAGGTGGTGGTCTCCGCCTTCCTGAAGGTGTCCTCTGTGTTCAAGGACGAAGCCACAGTGAGGACCGCAGTGCAGGATGCAGTAG ATGCTTTGATGAAGAAGGCCTTCAGCTCATCCTCCTTCAACTCCAACACCTTCCTCACCCGGCTCCTCATCCACATGGGTCTGCTCAAG AGTGAAGACAAGGTCAAGGCCATTGCCAACCTGTACGGCCCTCTAATGGCACTGAATCACATGGTGCAGCAGGACTACTTCCCCAAGGCCCTTGCACCCCTGCTGCTGGCGTTCATGACCAA GCCCAATGGCGCCCTGGAATCCTGCTCCTTTGCCCGCCACAATCTACTGCAGACGCTGTACAAAGTCTAG
- the RANGAP1 gene encoding ran GTPase-activating protein 1 isoform X1 produces MASEDIAKLAETLAKTQVAGGQLSFKGKSLKLNTAEDAKDVIKEIEEFDGLEALRLEGNTVGVEAARVIAKALEKKSELKRCHWSDMFTGRLRSEIPPALISLGEGLITAGAQLVELDLSDNAFGPDGVRGFEALLKSSACFTLHELKLNNCGMGIGGGKILAAALTECHRKSSVQGKPLALKVFVAGRNRLENDGATALAEAFGIIGTLEEVHMPQNGINHPGVTALAQAFAINPLLRVINLNDNTFTEKGAVAMAKTLKTLRQVEVINFGDCLVRSKGAVAIADAVRGGLPKLKELNLSFCEIKRDAALSVAEAMVDKAELEKLDLNGNTLGEEGCEQLQEVLDGFSMARVLASLSDDEGEDDEDEDEEEEGEEEEEEDEEDEEEDEEEEEEEEEEPQKGEQEEEPTTPSRKILDPDSGEPAPVLSSPPPADVSTFLAFPSSEKLLRLGPKSSVLLAQQTDTSDPEVVVSAFLKVSSVFKDEATVRTAVQDAVDALMKKAFSSSSFNSNTFLTRLLIHMGLLKSEDKVKAIANLYGPLMALNHMVQQDYFPKALAPLLLAFMTKPNGALESCSFARHNLLQTLYKV; encoded by the exons ATGGCCTCAGAAGACATTGCCAAGCTGGCAGAGACGCTGGCCAAAACCCAGGTGGCCGGGGGACAGCTGAGTTTCAAGGGCAAGAGCCTCAAACTCAACACTGCGGAAGATG CCAAAGACGTGATTAAAGAGATTGAAGAATTTGATGGCTTAGAGGCTCTGCGTCTGGAGGGCAACACGGTGGGTGTGGAAGCAGCCAGGGTCATCGCCAAAGCCTTGGAAAAGAAGTCGGAGTTGAAG CGATGCCACTGGAGCGACATGTTCACGGGGAGGCTGCGGTCTGAGATCCCGCCCGCCCTG ATCTCACTAGGAGAGGGACTCATCACAGCCGGGGCCCAGCTGGTGGAGCTGGACCTAAGTGACAACGCGTTTGGGCCTGACGGCGTGCGAGGCTTCGAGGCCCTGCTCAAGAGCTCTGCCTGCTTCACCCTGCACGAGCTCAAGCTCAACAACTGCGGCATGGGCATCGGCGGCGGCAAG ATCCTGGCAGCAGCTCTGACTGAGTGTCATCGGAAATCCAGTGTCCAGGGCAAGCCGCTGGCCCTGAAGGTCTTCGTGGCTGGCAGAAACCGTCTGGAAAACGATGGAGCTACAGCCTTAGCAGAAGCTTTTGGG ATCATCGGGACTCTGGAGGAGGTCCACATGCCACAGAATGGGATCAATCACCCTGGTGTCACTGCCCTGGCCCAGGCTTTTGCCATCAACCCCCTGCTGCGGGTCATCAACCTGAATGACAACACCTTCACTGAGAAGGGCGCTGTGGCCATGGCCAAG ACGCTGAAGACCTTGCGGCAGGTGGAGGTGATCAACTTCGGGGACTGCCTTGTTCGCTCCAAGGGCGCCGTGGCCATTGCAGATGCTGTCCGCGGCGGCCTGCCGAAGCTGAAG GAGCTGAACTTGTCATTCTGTGAAATCAAGAGAGATGCTGCTCTGTCTGTTGCCGAGGCCATGGTGGACAAGGCCGAGCTGGAGAAACTGGACCTCAATG GCAACACCCTGGGAGAGGAGGGCTGCGAGCAGCTCCAGGAAGTGCTGGATGGCTTCAGCATGGCCAGGGTGCTGGCGTCCCTCAG tgATGATGAGGGTGAGGATGacgaggacgaggatgaggaggaggaaggagaagaggaggaggaagaggatgaagaagatgaagaggaggatgaggaggaggaagaggaggaggaggaagagccacAGAAGGGAGAGCAAGAAGAGGAGCCAACCACACCATCAAGGAAGATTCTGGATCCTGACAGTGGG GAACCAGCTCCCGTCCTGTCCTCCCCGCCTCCCGCTGATGTCTCCACCTTTCTGGCTTTCCCCTCTTCGGAGAAGCTGCTGCGCCTCGGGCCCAAGAGCTCCGTGCTCCTAGCCCAGCAG ACTGACACGTCCGACCCGGAGGTGGTGGTCTCCGCCTTCCTGAAGGTGTCCTCTGTGTTCAAGGACGAAGCCACAGTGAGGACCGCAGTGCAGGATGCAGTAG ATGCTTTGATGAAGAAGGCCTTCAGCTCATCCTCCTTCAACTCCAACACCTTCCTCACCCGGCTCCTCATCCACATGGGTCTGCTCAAG AGTGAAGACAAGGTCAAGGCCATTGCCAACCTGTACGGCCCTCTAATGGCACTGAATCACATGGTGCAGCAGGACTACTTCCCCAAGGCCCTTGCACCCCTGCTGCTGGCGTTCATGACCAA GCCCAATGGCGCCCTGGAATCCTGCTCCTTTGCCCGCCACAATCTACTGCAGACGCTGTACAAAGTCTAG